The genomic window ACGGGCATAGCTGCAGTACTATCTCATATTGTTGAAGGAGAGGAACGACCCGTCGCATTTATTTCAAGAGCATTAACAAAAGCAGAACAAAATTACAGCCAGCTTGACAGAGAAGCGTTAGCAATTATTTTTGCCGTTGAtaagttttttatgtatttatacgGAAGAGAATTTACATTACTGACAGATAATCGTCCTCTAACAAGAATATTTCATCAGAGTGCAAAAACACCAGCCATGACCTCAGCAAGACTACTTCGTTATGCTTCATTCTTGCAGGGATTCAACTACAAAATACAACATCGTAAAGATGAAGATAATGTGAACGCAGATTTTTTATCGAGAGCACCTAACAACGAAATATCGATGTTTTAACATTTTTTGGATGAAGAAGTACGCAATATTCAGGACGGGACGATCAATCAAATAGCGACATTTTCAATCAACGCCACTACTATTTCAAACGAAACAGAGCGTGATGTGGAACTAGCAAAATTAAAGAAGGACTTACTGGATGGCAAGAATTGTGATACCAATTCTTCGTTGCAAGATGGCGTCATATTTAAAGGTGACCGTGTTGTTATACCATCAAGATTACGTGCAGAAATTTTAAAAGAGCTACATTACACACATGTGGGCATAGTAAAAATGAAACAGCTCGCTAGGAAGTACTGTTTTTGGAAGGGCATCGACGCGGATATAGAGCGACTGGTAAAATCGTGTCCTAGTTGTGCGGATGTGAAAAAGAGTCCTCCAAAAGTTATAACGCATCATTGGGAAGAACCAACCGAAAATTTTCAAAGAGTGCACATTGATTACGCAGGACCATTTCGAAATCACTATTTTTTCATACTAGTAGATGCGAAATCGAAATGGCCGGAAATTCGAATAATAAGGATGCCCAACCTCTGAAAAGGCTATAGAtttaatacaagatatttgtgcgACACACGGATTACCACAAGCCATTGTATCAGACAATGCAACGATATTCCAAAGTACAATGTTTAGAGAATTTTGTTGCGAAAATGGAATTATTCAGAAGTTTATAGCCCCTGGACACCCAGCAACAAACGGATTGGCTGAAAGATACGTCCAAATTCTGAAAAGGAAGCTAACAGCGATGTATGATGAAAAATTACCATTGACTATCAAACTACGAGAAATCCTGTTTCTATTCAGGGCAACCCCTTTGGCAAATGGTCAAACCCCAGCCCAAATGTATTTAGGACGTGAATTAAGAATTAAATTGGATGCTATGCGGCCAGTCAAACAATTGAAATCAGCAACACATAATCCAAAAGTGCGTCATCTAAATGTAGGCGATAGAGTTCAAGTGCGGTGGTTGCACAGGAATAAACCTAGCTGGAAATTTGGTGTTGTGAAACGCAAATTCGGACATCTCCACTATCAAGTTAAGCTGGATGACGGTTATGAGTTCAAACGACATATAAACCAATTGTACAAGTCTGGTATTTATCAACCTAAAAAGCATGTAACGTTTGGTGAACCTCCCgtgaaagaaaattaaaaaaaggaggaAATCTACATTGAGCGTACCGTTACCACTCCGACTACACAACAAATACCAATGGTACAACCCAATCCAGTATCAACGCCTGACGAAACTGTAGGAAGATCGAGTAGGGTCCGAAGACCTCCTGCACGCTTAGATGACCATGTTTTCTATTAAGCGTGGAAGACAGTTGGCAGCACTCTTTTTCCTActgtcattattattatatatatatataaatactctTTCCTTTTTTCATATAGTGATATAATTACTACTGCTATAGCTATGATGTAAAATTCctcatacaaataaattgaagTCTTTATTATATAGTATAACCTAAAATCAAGCGCGTGCATTTATTCCTTTATAGGACATAACAGAGGGAATATAAGTATTTAATACGATtaattatatttaacttttattcTTTGTAGCAAAATGTTTGCATGTTTTAtgttttaatatgaatttgaatttaaataaaataatttagaaatttaaaaaagatagAAAATGCTTAATTTGATTGGTAAATGGTGGGTTGAAGATGGCATTGCGGCGTGGCAAACACGAATATACGCCAAGTTGGAAATAAGACaacagaaaaaattaaatatgtttggCACTTGCAGCACTTGTTTGAGGCAAATAGCGAATTACGAATTTTCGATAAACAAAAGTCGATAGGTCTATGTTATTTTGCTCATTGCAAAAAGGTTTTCTTTAAAGTGCGGTTGACGTaataccatggttcaattatgtacaggttggctcatctcatcagctgattttatttatgtcattgcacggtcgaagggattgtcaaaaggagatggcaaactcaaaatgaaaccaacaaattggcaacattttacttacacatacaaaaactgctaagttttatgtttccattccataccattcgcaccaacaccaatacacagattttgacaatttgaacagacatattttgttgctttacagatgagccaacctgtatatagttgaaccatgcgtaATACGAATAAAAGTTGGTGataatgttgctgttgttgagaGTAATTAAGAAATTTATAAGTAAACAAAATAAgtatgatgtatgtatgtaagtatatgcaCGTATTTTTACATGGGTAGGGGTATTTACGCACACCACCAAAAGTACCTCAAAATGAATATTAAATTTGTTGGGTACATTTTTAATGTAGTGTTACGATTTGaattgcaattttattttattttatatgatcaaatattttgaatatttacCATGTAATACTTCTAGTTTAAAAtcgttttatttattattgtagtttattatattatgttgttgttttgtacattattattattttttgctaaacttttttttaattttatttattgggtactatattatttattattctctaaatttaagttttaataattatgtataagttcttaaattattctaaatatttcaaatttataatgagatattaaatatcaaaaaaaaaaaaattgaaatttataaaaatttttataacaaataaatatttttaaggaaatttctttgagtgtataataaaaaaaatttaaaaattaataaatttatattaaatttaaattaaactatttaattcgttatttttttatgtaattaattaattttttaatgtaaatactgatacagttttttttcttttcagatcaTATTCTTAACACGCGTATATTTTGTATATGTAGATGTAAATATATTTCGTAGTATGAGTATAAAGAATGAACTATTATTTGATctgaatatgtatataaaatgaacttttaaaaatttattaataatatgaattattttctttttttgtcgAAGGCCTTCAATGCAGAAAGGGGTTcggcacaaaaatactatggatctcaCCACCGACTCGAGGTAATTCTTCGGTTTTTCgccaatatcttttgaacgaatcaaaatatttatatttcgCCTTGGGAGTATTAATACTGATGTctagacgcgtcgtttgacacatcTTTCGATGCGTATTGCGAGTCGACTCCTGTTCTTGACTTTTAACCCAGGATCTTTGCGACGGGGAGATGCCTAATCTACGATATATCACTGATTGTGGATTGACGTGGTACATTCCCATTTCTTAGATAAGAAGACGAAGAATGACATTTCACAAAAAGAATAAGCACAAATGAAACGGCCAAAACTTTTCCTTAGATAAGAAGCCTTTCCGTATATTTGTCAAAGAAATGGGGTAATTGctccgttttttttaaattacaacaaaatcaataaaaaatatccATATATTTTATATGAACTAAAATTCGCATACGAAACCCAAATATTTATTGTGGAAACGAAAAGCACATTCAAATAATCGGGAAAGTGTTGCTGGTTTTCATAGAAGTTCTGTTTAATGGCATTTCGGAAATTTGTAAAATCTGTATTGATAGGGATTCCGATTGGTATAACGTTTCTCGATTGTGTGGGCTATGTTGCTCGAGTTGACGGTTAGTATTATATGCATCtacttaattaaaaataattaatatactTCAAAAACATTTAGGTATTTCCATGCAGCCAGCTCTTAATCCAGATGCCAGCCAAACAGATTATGTATTTCTCTCCCGTTGGGCTGTTCGAACCAGCAGTGTTGAACGAGGCGATATTGTATCTCTTATTTCGCCCACGGACCCTTCACAAAAGATAATAAAACGCATCGTGGGATTACAAGGTGATGTTGTGTCTACGCTGGGTTACAAACACGAAATAGTGCGTATACCGGAGGGTCATTGTTGGGTTGAGGGCGACCACACAGGGCACTCATTAGATAGTAATACTTTTGGTCCTGTGGCACTGGGATTAATGACAGCTCGAGCAACATATATTGTATGGCCGCCAGAACGATGGCGTCGACTGCAAACCGAATTACCTCGGCGGCGTAGACCTATACAAGTAGCCAAATCAACAAGTTATCACAGCCAATAGTAACAAAGTGTGATAAGTATTCGAGATAATTAATAGTTTAGTATCAGGGCAAAACGTTATGCCAGATCGGTTTAAGAGTTCTCAAAGTTTTGATTGAAAATATGTACAATTCAAATAGTTAATGTGTTTACGTATAACATTTAAAATTGTCTAGTTATTATTTATATTCTAATTGTAAATACGgttggtaaagaaaaaaaataaaaatcaataaaaaatgctTGCCAATTTTTTTAAGTGCgtatatttagtttttatttacagTTTTATTAGTTTCGAGTAGATTTGTTTTTCAAGTCGTGTAATGTTTTCAGAGTTGATTTTAGAGCTACGCCTTCCCTTACTAATTTAAAAAAACCCGGCTGAGATAAATCCACTACCGTCGATGCGAAGCGACGTTCTTCACTCATGCCTATTTGACCTGCATCGAAAATGCCTCCTAGTTTTGGCCAGATTGCCTCGAATTCGTGAATATTTAAGCTGCTGGGCTCACCGGATCGATTAGCACTTGTAAGGGCAAGTGGTTGTTCATCAAACATAGAGCAAAggttttgtataaaaagaaaatCAGGAATACGTATGCCGATTTTAGTTGTATTAGGATTTAAGAAACGATTACTTAGTTGCGCTGAACGTTCGAGGATGATGGTTATGGGGCCAGGAAGCAGCCCCTCTAGCAGAGCATCCTCTAAATGATCGGATTTTCCATAACGGCGCAACGCATTTAGGTTCTTCACACATATGGCTACTGGCTTATGGTAATCACGTCCTTTTATATTATAAAGCTTTTGTATGGCTTGCTCATTATTTGCATCGCATGCCAAGCCATAAACTGTGTCCGTTGGCAAAGCAATAATTTCACCATCTAATAAACACTGGCGGGCAAATAATAAAGCTTTCGGCTCTTctactttgtttattttattatcttgTGAGATGTTCAGCATTTTTTTAATTGTAGTAAAATTGGGCACGTTGAATGGAAGCAAAGTAATACCGGGTGGAAATGACGGTTTTAGCATGGAAATCATTtggaaaagtacaaaataaatcttTTCTGTCGTAAATATAGACTGAAGCAACTAAATTAGTCCCTCCAATTATGACCACAAATCTGATTGCAACACTTGTAGAATGTAGTCATTGGCTCATCAGCCGAACGCGTTTGCATTTGCATGAAATAAGCTCTTTTGTGAGAGCATGAAGGGCACTCAGCATCTGTAGAATCTACGTTCTCCCATGCAGCGGCACCACCCATAACATGATCAACTTCCTATGATTTACAATAATGGTGAACGAATGAGGATAAACCAATCAGTAAATAGATCCTTGCATCTAATTTATTTACCTTTAAACGTGGAAATGTTCGTGTTGCAATTTTCCGTTTGATGTTACAAATATATGGACATGTGTTGCAAGAAAAACGGTGACCACATGTATCCTGTTCGACCATTAATATATTACCACAAGTCGGACAGTACAGAAGCATCCTTCATACGTACATTCGATAGAATAcaataaatatttgagttatttgtctTAATAAATTATAAGGTTTACTTGGAGCTGGAAGGAAATAAATAAGCTATCGATAATCTTAAATTCAATAAGCGCAAAAGTTGGGTTAGTAAGGGACTTTTCTAGAATGTTGGCATTACTGGCGCACCGCTTCGCAAGTGCTTCCAAGTTCAAGTAACGTCAATTGGACAATCTGAACACAACCGGCTGCgtcttataaaattttattaaagttaATAATAAAGAGGTAAATTAAACTACGTACTTTTTTGCTGCACTTCTTGCTGTAAAGATGGGACATTGCATTTATGCAAGCTATTTCAGAAAAATTTCTCTCAAATTCGTCTAACAATCAATTTCAATAATACACCATGACGTGTCATTGTTTTTTGagataaatatttttaactttgttGACGTGTTATTGCTCGTACAATCGCTAAATTAAAATCACACTTCGCTTGTTTACAGATCCGAAAGTCCAAGATGATAACCGACGTGCAATTGGCCATTTTCTGCAACGTTTTGGGTGTTTTTCTATTTCTTTTGGTTGTGGCATATCACTACATTACCGCCAATGCGGTCAAGTAAGACTAATCCTTTGAATGTGTAATTAAATCCCTTAACCTTTTGTTTTGTTCCAGAAGtacaacaaaaaccaaataaatcatACTAAATATCCGGGATTTCTTGTAACatgccacaattttttttaatgaatttctTTACCAGTTTTGaagtataaatatatgtacaac from Eurosta solidaginis isolate ZX-2024a chromosome 3, ASM4086904v1, whole genome shotgun sequence includes these protein-coding regions:
- the Polr3K gene encoding DNA-directed RNA polymerase III subunit RPC10; protein product: MLLYCPTCGNILMVEQDTCGHRFSCNTCPYICNIKRKIATRTFPRLKEVDHVMGGAAAWENVDSTDAECPSCSHKRAYFMQMQTRSADEPMTTFYKCCNQICGHNWRD
- the LOC137245792 gene encoding dolichyl-diphosphooligosaccharide--protein glycosyltransferase subunit 4 isoform X2 gives rise to the protein MITDVQLAIFCNVLGVFLFLLVVAYHYITANAVNTTKTK
- the LOC137245789 gene encoding mitochondrial inner membrane protease subunit 2, with the protein product MAFRKFVKSVLIGIPIGITFLDCVGYVARVDGISMQPALNPDASQTDYVFLSRWAVRTSSVERGDIVSLISPTDPSQKIIKRIVGLQGDVVSTLGYKHEIVRIPEGHCWVEGDHTGHSLDSNTFGPVALGLMTARATYIVWPPERWRRLQTELPRRRRPIQVAKSTSYHSQ
- the Tcs1 gene encoding threonylcarbamoyl-AMP synthase, whose amino-acid sequence is MISMLKPSFPPGITLLPFNVPNFTTIKKMLNISQDNKINKVEEPKALLFARQCLLDGEIIALPTDTVYGLACDANNEQAIQKLYNIKGRDYHKPVAICVKNLNALRRYGKSDHLEDALLEGLLPGPITIILERSAQLSNRFLNPNTTKIGIRIPDFLFIQNLCSMFDEQPLALTSANRSGEPSSLNIHEFEAIWPKLGGIFDAGQIGMSEERRFASTVVDLSQPGFFKLVREGVALKSTLKTLHDLKNKSTRN
- the LOC137245792 gene encoding dolichyl-diphosphooligosaccharide--protein glycosyltransferase subunit 4 isoform X1, which encodes MITDVQLAIFCNVLGVFLFLLVVAYHYITANAVKSTTKTK